The following coding sequences lie in one Chondrocystis sp. NIES-4102 genomic window:
- the ruvC gene encoding holliday junction resolvase, giving the protein MNQTWLGIDPGLATIGWAFLVEVEEAEVRLLEFGTIETSKQLTTSERLLEIEQDMVELIAEFRPAHIAIEMPFFGRSIKAAGGILQAFGVINLVCYRDLGVLPIYLHQSSWKCHLGYGKADKNEVAGIVQVLFDLETLPIDDSVDAIGIGYAGLCGLRNNIG; this is encoded by the coding sequence ATGAATCAGACGTGGTTGGGAATCGATCCTGGACTGGCGACAATTGGTTGGGCATTTTTAGTAGAGGTTGAAGAGGCAGAAGTAAGATTGCTGGAGTTTGGCACGATAGAAACTAGTAAACAGTTAACTACTTCAGAAAGACTGCTGGAAATAGAGCAGGACATGGTTGAGTTGATAGCTGAATTTCGACCCGCTCACATAGCGATCGAGATGCCGTTTTTCGGTAGAAGTATCAAAGCAGCAGGAGGAATATTACAAGCTTTTGGCGTAATCAATTTAGTTTGTTACCGCGATCTGGGAGTTTTACCGATTTATCTGCACCAATCAAGTTGGAAATGTCATCTAGGTTATGGCAAAGCCGATAAGAATGAAGTGGCAGGAATAGTACAGGTTTTATTCGATTTAGAAACTTTGCCAATTGATGATAGCGTTGATGCCATTGGTATTGGTTATGCAGGGTTGTGTGGGTTGAGGAACAATATTGGTTAA